The Flavobacteriales bacterium genome segment TTGTATGAAATTTGACTCGGAGTTAAGGTGAATAAAATAAACACCAGGTGATATATTTTTTCTGTCAACTTGAATGGACTTTTTGAATAAATCCTGACTAAGCACTCTTCCCCTAGCATCTAATAATTTGAAAGTGAAATCCTCTGAATTAGTTTCTGATTTTATTTCAATATTAAAATAATCACCGACAGGGTTAGGATAAATCAATACTTCTAAATCTTCAAATTCTGAAACATCAACAGTATTGTAGGTGTTGAGTTTACGACCCTCACAATCGTTAGCATCAGTAACAACTAAAGTATATTCACCACTTTCAGTAGGGCTAAAAGTCGTTCCACTAG includes the following:
- a CDS encoding T9SS type A sorting domain-containing protein, whose translation is TQPTAVVATFNASQTPFTASASGGTPPYTYEWLYFGNYQSSGTTFSPTESGEYTLVVTDANDCEGRKLNTYNTVDVSEFEDLEVLIYPNPVGDYFNIEIKSETNSEDFTFKLLDARGRVLSQDLFKKSIQVDRKNISPGVYFIHLNSESNFIQRKIIFSEKK